DNA from Arthrobacter sp. StoSoilB19:
GTAGCGTTCCACGGTGCCGCGGACGGCGTCCTGGCGCAGCAGGGTCCTGCGGGTCAGCGAGTTTTCGATGGGAAGGATGAGTTCCTCGCCCTCGAAGGACCAGAGTTCGATCTGCACCCCGGCAGAGGCGCCGAACTCGAAGCCGCCCACCGGCTCCACCCGGGGCCGGTACAGGCGGAAGATGCGGCCCTGCCGGTTGGGCGAGAGCTCCCCGTCGGCCACCAGGACAGACGTCTTCTTCTTGGCGTCCACGGTCATGGAATAGAAGGGCTCGTCCCGGCACGCCTCCACCAGGGCGGCCCGGAGCTTCTTCCGGTCCTTCCAGTCCAGGGCCAGGACAGGGCGGTCGTTGTTGCCACGGACCAGCAGATAGTTGAGGCCCGCGTTCGCCAGGACATTGCGGAGGAACAGCAGGTCCTCCACCATGGCCTGGTACGGAGTCCTGGTGTCATTGATCAGGGCAAAACGGCCCTTGTGCCGGATGACATCGGGGCGGTGCCTGAGCCGCTGCTCTGCCGCCGGAGACGTGATCTCGGCGTGAAATTGTTCCTCCACGGACGCCTGGCCGCCGTAGTAGACCTCGTCCTGGACCGGTGCTTCTGTAATGGTTGTCTCCGAGCTGGTGGAAGTGGGCATTCTTAACTGCATGATAGTCCTGCTGGAGTAACGGAAGGTTTCGGGGCCCGGTTGAAGCCCCTTGGCGACGTTTCGACGGCGGCCCGGCAGGGGGCTCAGGCGTCCAGCGCCTCACGCCAGCTGCGCAGGAAGGCCCCGCCGGCGTCGTCGTGGATCACTGTTTCCTCCAGCCCGAGGTCCGCTGCGGTCAGCACCGGATAGGGCTTGGCCGGCACACCGTCCGCCGGCCGCACATCCACGTGCTTCACCGGGTGGTCGTTATGGTGCAGCCAGTCCGCCATGGCGTAGTCGGTGCGGGAATCGCCCACCGTCCGCCACGCCTGCGGCGTGATGCCCTGGGCCGCCAGCAGCTCCACCGCCCGGCTGGCGCCAAGATCCTTCCCCAGCCGCACCGACTCGATGTCCGTGGAAATGATGGTGGGGTCCACGCGGTAGTCCACCTCGTCGTCGGAGTTCGGTGCGTGGTGGTCCAGGCGGACAACGCCCAGCCCGTGGCGCCCCATGAGCGCCATGGCCTCGGCGTCGAAGAGCTTCTGCTCGGCCAGGTAGTCCGCGCTGGGCACATCGATGTGCTGCTCCACGGACACCATGGCGCGCTTGGTTTCGTCGAAGAACATGTGGGCTGCATAGTCCTCCGCCACCAGCCGGCGGATGTCGTCGCCGTACGCCGCCGGAACGGCAAGCTCCCGGTCCACGTGGATGGGGCCGGGGCCGGCAGAGGTGTAGCTGAACCAGACCGCACCCTTTTCGCAGACGGCATGGATGACAGTTCCGGCTGGAATGCCGGCGGCGATCATCGGTTCCATGACCTGCTCGCGGATGAAGGCGTCGGAACGGCCGGTGTTGAAAATGACGGGGATGCCGGCTGCGGCCAGCGCCACCAGGTCCAGGATGATGTCCGGTTTGACGTCCCGCGTCAGCGGGCTGGCCACGGGGCCGTCCACGTCAAGCAGGAGCGCCAGCGGCGGCGCGGACGGCTGGCGGATTCCGGGCACGGGCGCGGCAGGGGACTCGGATACTGTCATGGTTCCATTCTGTCAGCACGGCAGGCGCTGCCGCTGTGTGTCCGCCCTACGGCCGGGACGCATGGCATATGGTCACTGTTTGGCTACAACCTGGCGCCGGTCCGCCCTGCCACTTTCGCTGGGGCAGCGCGGTGCCTACTGTGGCATGGTGATATTCAAAGCTGTGGGCGAGGGCCGCCCTTACCCCGACCATGGTTACAGCACCCCCAAGCAGTGGGCGTCGCTGCCGCCGCGACCGGTCCGGCTGGACGAACTGGTCACCACCAAGCGCACCCTTGACCTGGAAGCGCTGCTGGCGGAGGATTCCACATTTTTCGGCGACCTGTTCCCGCACGTAGTGCAGTACAAGGGGACCCTCTACCTCGAGGACGGCCTGCACCGCGCGGTCCGGACCGCCCTGCACCAGCGCACCGCGATCCACGCCCGGGTCCTGGTGCTCGATGGCTAGGGGGCGGCCGAAGGATCCGAGTGTCCTTCATGGCCACCATGTTGTTTCCGGCCCTGAGCTGCGCGCCGCCATGGAAGCGGCCGCGGATGCCGATGAGACCGCCCGGGTCCGCCGCCGCGTGCTGCACGGGGTGGTGCTGGTCCTCCTGGCAGGCCTGATCGCCGCAGGCATCATCGTTGCCATGGCCATCATCAACGGCCGGTTGAAGATCCCCGCCGCCGAGCCCGCCCCGGCACCGGTTTCCTCCTGCCCGGCCTCCATGTTCGACTACGTACCCAACGACAAGATCAACCTCAACGTCTACAACTCCACCACCAGGGCCGGGCTGGCGCGCTCGGTGGCGGACGAGTTCCTGGCGCGGAAGTTCGTGGTGGGGAACGTCTCGAATACCAACGCCGGCTACCGGGGTGTGGCGGCCGTGGTGTCAGGTGCGGGCGGACAGTCGGCGGCATTCACCGTGCAGCGCAACGTGCCGGGGTCGGACTACTTCCAGGACGGCAGGACCGACGCCAGCGTGGACGTGATCCTGGCGCAGGACTACAAGGCACTGGTCCCGCCGGATCTGGTGGACCAGACGCCGGGAAAGCTCAGCTGCCCCCGGGAAAGCCGGCGCATAGCGGACACCAACAGACTGCCTGTTACCCCCGCGGCCTGACCTCCAGCCAGCCGGTCCTTAGCCGGCCACTGCGGAAAGCTGCGCCGCTGGCGGAAGCTGCGCCGCTGGCGGAAGCTGCGCCGCTGGCGGAAGCTGCGCCACCCGGATGGGCCGCCCGTCGTCGTCGAACCGCGCACCCGCACCCAACTGGATGAAGCGCACCGTCCTGGCCACGCGGGCTTCCAGCTCGGCCGGCTCGTCGCTGCCCCTGGCCGCACTGGAGGACAGGGTGCCCAGGATCAGCTGGGACTGCTGGCCCACGTCCGCCACCGGCAGGTACCCCTGCTCCATGCCGTCACGCAGGATGTCCTGCAACAGGACGCTTAGCTCGCCTACATGGTCCGAGAGCTTGGCAAAGGACGACGGCGACAGCACCGCCCCCATGGCAGGTCCGGGCGGGAGGTGGCGGCGGCTGAGGTCAACCACCTGGGCGCGGACGTACAGGGCCAGCCGTTCCACGGGGTTCTCCAGCCGGGCCAGCGATTCACGCAGGTCGGAAAGGAACTTCTCGGTCTCATCCAGGGCGTAGGAGATCAGGAGTTCTTCGATGTCTGCGTAGTAGTTGTAGACGGCCGTGCGGCCCACCCCGGCATGCCTGGCCACGTCTGTCATGGTCAACCCCGGGAGGCCATGGGTGAAGAGGAGTTCGCCAAAAGCGGTGAGGATGCGCCGCTGGGTGTCCGCGCGTTGTTCGGCATTGCTGGCCGCTGAAATCCTGGGCATGTAGACACTTTACCGCGATGTGTCAGTAAAAGGCGCTACACCGCGCAGCCGTCGGGGCCGCAGGCGCCGCCGTCGGAGGAGTTGACCAGGACCAGCGGGTTGGCAGCCTGCCAGGCCTGGGTGAGGGCGGCGGTGAACGTCTCCGCCGGCTGGGCTCCGGACAGCCCGAACTTGCGGTCGATCACGAAGAACGGCACGCCGCTGATGCCCAGGCCCTGTGCCTCCTGGACGTCGAACCGGACCTTGTCCGTGTACTTGTCCGTGGTGAAGAGCTCCTCCACCTCATCGGACGGCAGGCCAAGATCGTTGCCGAGGGAGGACAGGTAGTCCCGGCTGCCGATGTCCTTGCCGTGCTCGAAGTGGTCGCTCAGGAGGCGCTCCTTGGCCGCATCCTGCCGGCCGTGCGCCGCTGCAAGGTGGATCAGGCGGTGCGCGGTGAAGCTGTTGGCCACCACCACTTTGTCGAAGCGGTAGTCCAGGCCTTCGCCTTTTGCCTGCTCCGCCACGTGCTCAAACATCTGCGCGACCTGCCGTGACGGCATGCCCTTGCGGCTGCTCAGGTACTCCAGCTCGGTCCCGTCGTAGTGTTCCGGCAGGGTGGGATCCAGCTGGTAGCTCCGCCACACCACCTCAACGGCGTCACGGTGGGGGAATGCTGCCAGGGCCGCCTCGAACCGGCGCTTCCCGATGAAACACCACGGGCAGGCAACGTCAGACCAGATCTCAATCTTCATGCCTTGCACAACCGGGCCGCGCCTGCGGCCATTCCGCCGGCGCCTTATGAGATGGCACACATCCGCTCTTGTGGCCGGGGCAATCCTGGGCAATAGTCGGAGTTAGGTGAAGCAGACGCCAAACAAAATGAGAACACCACGGGACCCTAACGGTCCCGCGGGTTGATGCGCCTGGCGGCTGGGGAGCTCGGGCCCCTTCCTTGGAGGCCAGACATGCGAATTGGACTGATTGCGGGACCCTGGATTCCCATCCCTCCGTTGACTTACGGCGGCATCGAAAGGGTGGTGGACACCCTGGCGCGTGGCTTCGCGGCCGCCGGACACCAGGTCCTGCTCGCCGCCCCTTCCGAAAGCACATGCCCCGTGCCGCTGGTGCCGGGCATGCGGCCGGCGTCCCGGGACGAGCTTGGCTCAACCATGTCCGAACTCAGCCACGTGATCCGGGCCTACAAGGGGCTGCAGGACGTGGATATCATCCACGACCATACGCTCGCCGGCCCGCTCTACGCCCACCGTCCGGCCAAGGTTCCGGTGGTCACCACCATCCACGGCCCGCTCCACAAGCAGGCAGAGGACCTGTACCGGGCCATGGCGCCGGATGTGGCAATCGTGGCGATCTCCCGCGACCAGGCTTCACACGCTCCCGAGGTTCCCGTCACCCAGGTGATCCATCACGGCATGGACGTTTCCACTGTCCCGGTGGGAAGCGGCCGCGGCGGTTACCTGTGCTTCGTGGGGCGCGCATGCCATGACAAGGGGCTGCTTGAGGCCATCACGATCGCCCGCAGGGTGGGCATGCACCTGAAGATAGCGGTCAAGATGCGGGAGAAGGACGAGGTCCGCTACTTCCGGGAGGTCATCGAGCCCATGCTGGGCCCAAACGAGGATTTCGTGGGGGAAGTGGACGATGCCGCCAAGTACCGCCTGATGGGCGAGGCCACGGCCTTCCTCAACCCCATCCAGTGGTCCGAACCGTTCGGCCTGGTGATGATCGAGGCGCTGGCCACGGGCACTCCCGTCGTCGGGACGCGCGTCGGTTCAGCGCCCGAGATCGTGGAGCATGGCCGGACGGGCTTCCTGGGGCAGACAGAGGATTTGCCCGGATTCGTTGAGGCAGCAGCCGGCTTGAGCAGGGAACGGTGCCGGGCATCAGTGGAGGAGAGGTTCAATGCCCAACGGATGGTGGCGCAGCACCTGAGGCTCTTTGATGAACTGCTGGCGGGCAGATTGCCCGGAGGGGTTCCGGATGCCGCGCCCGTGCACCAAAATCGTTAAGGGGGCGGGCGGCCTTCCGGCTCCCCGGCAGCAAATCGCCTGAGAAGGGAGTCCTTCATGACCGCCTGGAACGAAGACAACGAGGCCTCCGGGTCGGACGTCGGCGCCGTCACCGTCCTGGAGGGTTCTTCGTTTTGCATATCGGCCGGAACCGGTGACATCAGCCCAGACGCCGGCACGAACGGCGCGTTCTTCCAGGACACCCGGATCATCTCCCGCTGGGTGCTGCGTATCAACGGCTCGATGCGGGAGCCGCTGTCTGCCCAGCGGCCGCATCCGTTCGAGGCCACGTTCGTTGGCCGTGCCGCGTGGCCCGGGGGCAGGTTCGACAGCCCGTTGGTGGTCCGTCAGGTCCGCCACATCGGGCCCGGCCTGCAGGATGACATCAGCCTGGAGAATTACGCGGCGGAGCCTGTTGAGTGCGACATCGAACTCCTCGTGGATGCGGATCAGGCCGATCTCTTCGACGTTAAGGGCGGGCGGACCACCGGCCCGGACGATACAACGCGCACCGTGGTGGATGGAAAGCTCATCATCGAGGCATCACGGCATGGCCAGCAGCGGGGCTCCGCCATCGGGGCACGGGGTGCAGACGTGGACACAGACGGGTTGCGTTTTCACATCACCGTCCCTGCCCGGGGCAAATGGGCCACCAGCGTGATTGTGGTGCCGCTGGTGAACGGGGAGGCGCCGGAAAAGCCCTTCAAGGAAGGGCAGCTTCCGCACCACCGGGAAGGTGTGCGGCGGCATCTGGCCTGGGAAGAGAACGTCCCGCGGATCAGCGTCGAGGACGCAAGCTTCCAGAACGTGCTCAACCGGAGCCAGAGCGATCTTGGTGCCCTGCGGATCTTCGACGCCCATCACCCCGACCGCGCCGCCGTAGCCGCAGGTGCGCCCTGGTTCATGGCGTTGTTCGGACGGGATTCGCTGCTGACTTCCTACATGAGCCTGATGGTCAACCCGAACCTTGCGCTGGGCACGCTGCAGACCCTGGCCGGGATCCAGGGGAAGAAGGTTGACCCGGATTCAGAGGAGGAACCCGGCCGCATACCGCACGAGGTCAGGCTTGGTGTCACCGCCGGCCTGTCGTTGGGCGGCACCGCGTATTACGGCACCGTCGACGCAACCCCCCTGTTCGTCTCCACCCTGGGCGAGTTGAGCCGGTGGGGGCTCTCCCGGGATGCGATCCAGCCCTTGCTGGCGCACGCGGACCGGGCCCTGGAATGGATCGAAAAGTACGGCGACCGCGACGGCGACGGCTTTGTGGAATACCTTCGTCCCAACGACCATGGCCTGGTGAACCAGGGCTGGAAGGACTCCTGGGACGGGATCAACTTCGCGGATGGGACCATCGCGGAGGCGCCGATCGCCCTCTGCGAGGTCCAGGCTTATGTGTACTCCGCCTACCTGGGCAGGTCCTTGCTGGCCCACTGGAGCGGCGATTCGGGGCTGGAACAGCATTGGGCCGGAAAGGCGGCAGCTTTCAAGGAGGAGTTCAACAAGAAGTTCTGGCTGCCGGACAAGGGGTACTTCGCGGTGGCACTGGACAAGGACAAGCGGCATGTTGATGCGCTGACCTCCAACATTGGCCATTGCCTATGGACGGGGGTGGTGGACGAGGACAAAGCCACGTCCGTCATGGAGAACCTGATGTCCCCGCAGATGTTCACGGGCTGGGGCATCCGCACGCTGGCGTCGGACATGGGCGCCTACAACCCCGTCAGCTACCACAACGGCTCGGTGTGGCCACACGATACCGCGCTGGTGGCCACCGGGCTGATGCGCTACGGATTCGTGGACGAAGCCAGGCGGGTGGCCTTGGGCATCCTCGACGCTGCCGAGCACTTTGACGGCCGGCTGCCGGAACTGTTCTGCGGCTTTGACCGCGGCGAATTTCCCGGCCCCGTTCCGTATCCCACCGCTTGCTCACCGCAAGCCTGGGCTGCGGCCGCGCCGGTGCAGCTCGCCCGGATCCTGCTCCGGTTCGACCCCGTCTTCACCCGCGGGGTGGTGCACCTGGCACCGATCCTGCCGGAGTCCGTGGGTTCGTTCCGGGCGGAAAACGTCCTGCTGGACAGCAGCCGGGTGACCATCAGCGCCGCCGGATCCACCGGAACCATCGACGGTCTCCCGCCGGGGCTGAAACTCCTGGACGAACCGCGTCCGCCGCTGGCCTACCCGGTGGAAAGGGTGGGCGCCGGCGCGAACGCCAGCAGGCTGCACTGACAGCGGCGCTGCCAATCAAGGACCTGGACCGCTACGGCAGTGCGCGCTCCAGCACGAAATCATGCTCCACTGTGCTGCCCAGCCGGAAGGATTTGGTACCCACCCTCCGGAAGCCGGACTTTTCATAGAAGCGGATGGCGCGGGCATTCTGGCTGTTGACACCCAGCCATGCCCCGGCGCCGCCGGTCCCTGCAGCAGCCGCCAGGCTGGCATGCATGAGTTCGGCGGCGGCGCCCAGTCCGTGGTAGTCCGGGTGGACGTAGCATTTGCTGATTTCCACGGACGGCAGCAGGGTCAGGACGGACGCCACATCCGGATCCGCGGCTGGCCGGTCCACCAGCAGGCAGTAGCCGTTGAGCCGGCCGTCCGCGTCGATGACCAGGATGGTGGTGTCCGGGTCCGCGAGGTATCCCTTGAAGTGTTCCTCGCTGAGCGTGTTGGCCAGGTGCGCGGCGATGTCGGCAGGTGACGACGACGGCGGGCAGGCCAGCGGAAAGGTGACGGAAGCCAGGGCGGCGAGCGGGCCGGCGTCGTCCGTTGTTGCCCTGCGGATGGTGTGGGTCATGCGTTTCTTCCAGGTCAGGCGGTGAGGGTCCGGATGGGGGCGCCGGCGAGCCAGGCGGTGATGTCCTCAAGGGCGCCGCCGTAGAACAGCCGGTAGCTTTCCTGGGTGACGTAGCCCAGGTGGGGGGAGAGCACGGTGTTCGGCGCGGCCAGGAGCGGATGGCCGGCCTGAAGGGGCTCCTGGTCGAAGACGTCCAGGGCGGCGCCGCGGATCCACCCCTGGTTCAGCGCCGTGACCAGCGCGTCCTGGTCAACCAGCGGGCCGCGGGCGGTGTTCACCAGGATGCCGTCCGGGCCCAGCAGCCGCAGCTCGGCCTCGCCCACGGTGTTCTCGGACCGCGGGGAGAGCCGCAGGTGGAGGGTGGCGACGTCGGCTGCCGTGAAGAGCTCCTCCTTGGACACCAGCCGGGCGCCGGCCTGTGCGGCGTCCTCAGCCGTGAGGTTCTGGCTCCAGGCCACCACGTCCATGCCGAACGCCTGCCCGTAGGCGGCCACCCGCCGGCCGATCTTCCCCAGACCCACGATGCCCAGGGTTTTGCCGGCGAGCTCCACCCCCACCGTCGACTGCCAGGTACCCGCCCGGAGCGAGTTTTCCTCCGCCGGCAGGTGCCGGGCGATAGCCAGCAGCAGGGCCCAGGTCAGTTCCGGCGCAGCGGAGGGCGAACCCGGCGTACCGCACACCGTCACCCCGTGGTCAGCAGCTGCCGCCAGGTCGATGGAGGCGTTCGCCATCCCGGTGGTGACCAGCAGCTCAAGCGCCGGCAGTTTTTCGAACACCTCACGGGGGAAGGCCGTCCGTTCGCGCATCGCGATGACCATGGTGGTGTCTGCCAGCGCCGACACCAGCGCATCCGGGGATGTGAAGGGCTCCCGGTAGGACGTCACGGTGACACCCTTCGCCTCCAGGGCCGCGAAGTCGGCGAAGCCGTGGGCCACGTCCTGGTAGTCGTCGAGGATGGCAAGGCGGTGCGTCATGGCTGTCCTTCGCGGTGTCCTACGTCCTTGGGTCACGTTCATCGTATGGCAGGGTGCCTAAAACTCCCGTCACGCCGGGCATGATAGCAATGGGAGTGATGAATCCACGCCCATTCCCGATTTTGCCCCTGTGAGCGGCCACGTCCTCTCCCGCGTCCCGAAGAGCTGGGTCCTGCTGGCCTGCATCGGCCTGCTGGCGCTGAACCTCCGCGGCCCCTTCGTCGCCGTCGCGCCCCTGGTGGACCCCATGCAGGCGGAACTGCACTTTTCGCCGGTACTGCTGGGACTGCTCACCAGCATTCCGGTGCTCTGCTTCTCGCTCGCGGCTCCGCTGGCGTCGCTGGCCGCCCGGAAATTCGGGGCCGAGTTCGCGGTCACGCTGACCATCCTGGGCGTACTGGCCGGCGTGCTGGTGCGCTCCGCCGGGGGCCCGGTGCTGGTGGTGGCCGGCACCGTGGTCATCGGGTTGGCCATCACCGTGGGGAACATCGCGGTGCCGCTGATCATCCGCCGTGATTTTGCGCCGCGCCGGCAGGGGACAGCGATGGGAATCTACACCGCCGCCCTGAATATCGGGTCCTTCCTGACCTCGGTGGCCATGGCCCCGCTGGCGGCCGTGACGGGGTGGAGGCTGGCCCTGGCCGCCGTCGCCGTCCTGGCAGTCGCCGCGGTGGTGGTGTGGGTCCTGGCCGTGGGACCGCGGACGGCGTTCCTGGTATCGGGGGACGACGGCGGGGACGCGCCGCTGCCCCGGGCGGCCGGTTCGGGCTGGACCACCTTCGGCCTCA
Protein-coding regions in this window:
- a CDS encoding MFS transporter: MSGHVLSRVPKSWVLLACIGLLALNLRGPFVAVAPLVDPMQAELHFSPVLLGLLTSIPVLCFSLAAPLASLAARKFGAEFAVTLTILGVLAGVLVRSAGGPVLVVAGTVVIGLAITVGNIAVPLIIRRDFAPRRQGTAMGIYTAALNIGSFLTSVAMAPLAAVTGWRLALAAVAVLAVAAVVVWVLAVGPRTAFLVSGDDGGDAPLPRAAGSGWTTFGLTAGFGGQAFSYYGVTAWLPSYLHDELAMSTSEAGAASSIFQILAIVGGLGVPFAAKYMSTTAVAVTLGTLWLAVPLGLLLLPELWWLWSTSGGIAQGGGITLIFIAIIKLARDQASAGRMSATVQGLGYCLAAVAPPLVGFVHDSSGSWTPALLVILVSVLAFFVSTTLSVRKVPKGR
- a CDS encoding DsbA family oxidoreductase; the encoded protein is MKIEIWSDVACPWCFIGKRRFEAALAAFPHRDAVEVVWRSYQLDPTLPEHYDGTELEYLSSRKGMPSRQVAQMFEHVAEQAKGEGLDYRFDKVVVANSFTAHRLIHLAAAHGRQDAAKERLLSDHFEHGKDIGSRDYLSSLGNDLGLPSDEVEELFTTDKYTDKVRFDVQEAQGLGISGVPFFVIDRKFGLSGAQPAETFTAALTQAWQAANPLVLVNSSDGGACGPDGCAV
- a CDS encoding GNAT family N-acetyltransferase, coding for MTHTIRRATTDDAGPLAALASVTFPLACPPSSSPADIAAHLANTLSEEHFKGYLADPDTTILVIDADGRLNGYCLLVDRPAADPDVASVLTLLPSVEISKCYVHPDYHGLGAAAELMHASLAAAAGTGGAGAWLGVNSQNARAIRFYEKSGFRRVGTKSFRLGSTVEHDFVLERALP
- a CDS encoding TetR/AcrR family transcriptional regulator; its protein translation is MPRISAASNAEQRADTQRRILTAFGELLFTHGLPGLTMTDVARHAGVGRTAVYNYYADIEELLISYALDETEKFLSDLRESLARLENPVERLALYVRAQVVDLSRRHLPPGPAMGAVLSPSSFAKLSDHVGELSVLLQDILRDGMEQGYLPVADVGQQSQLILGTLSSSAARGSDEPAELEARVARTVRFIQLGAGARFDDDGRPIRVAQLPPAAQLPPAAQLPPAAQLSAVAG
- a CDS encoding glycosyltransferase family 4 protein, producing the protein MRIGLIAGPWIPIPPLTYGGIERVVDTLARGFAAAGHQVLLAAPSESTCPVPLVPGMRPASRDELGSTMSELSHVIRAYKGLQDVDIIHDHTLAGPLYAHRPAKVPVVTTIHGPLHKQAEDLYRAMAPDVAIVAISRDQASHAPEVPVTQVIHHGMDVSTVPVGSGRGGYLCFVGRACHDKGLLEAITIARRVGMHLKIAVKMREKDEVRYFREVIEPMLGPNEDFVGEVDDAAKYRLMGEATAFLNPIQWSEPFGLVMIEALATGTPVVGTRVGSAPEIVEHGRTGFLGQTEDLPGFVEAAAGLSRERCRASVEERFNAQRMVAQHLRLFDELLAGRLPGGVPDAAPVHQNR
- a CDS encoding LytR C-terminal domain-containing protein, encoding MARGRPKDPSVLHGHHVVSGPELRAAMEAAADADETARVRRRVLHGVVLVLLAGLIAAGIIVAMAIINGRLKIPAAEPAPAPVSSCPASMFDYVPNDKINLNVYNSTTRAGLARSVADEFLARKFVVGNVSNTNAGYRGVAAVVSGAGGQSAAFTVQRNVPGSDYFQDGRTDASVDVILAQDYKALVPPDLVDQTPGKLSCPRESRRIADTNRLPVTPAA
- a CDS encoding D-2-hydroxyacid dehydrogenase family protein; this encodes MTHRLAILDDYQDVAHGFADFAALEAKGVTVTSYREPFTSPDALVSALADTTMVIAMRERTAFPREVFEKLPALELLVTTGMANASIDLAAAADHGVTVCGTPGSPSAAPELTWALLLAIARHLPAEENSLRAGTWQSTVGVELAGKTLGIVGLGKIGRRVAAYGQAFGMDVVAWSQNLTAEDAAQAGARLVSKEELFTAADVATLHLRLSPRSENTVGEAELRLLGPDGILVNTARGPLVDQDALVTALNQGWIRGAALDVFDQEPLQAGHPLLAAPNTVLSPHLGYVTQESYRLFYGGALEDITAWLAGAPIRTLTA
- a CDS encoding glycogen debranching N-terminal domain-containing protein, encoding MTAWNEDNEASGSDVGAVTVLEGSSFCISAGTGDISPDAGTNGAFFQDTRIISRWVLRINGSMREPLSAQRPHPFEATFVGRAAWPGGRFDSPLVVRQVRHIGPGLQDDISLENYAAEPVECDIELLVDADQADLFDVKGGRTTGPDDTTRTVVDGKLIIEASRHGQQRGSAIGARGADVDTDGLRFHITVPARGKWATSVIVVPLVNGEAPEKPFKEGQLPHHREGVRRHLAWEENVPRISVEDASFQNVLNRSQSDLGALRIFDAHHPDRAAVAAGAPWFMALFGRDSLLTSYMSLMVNPNLALGTLQTLAGIQGKKVDPDSEEEPGRIPHEVRLGVTAGLSLGGTAYYGTVDATPLFVSTLGELSRWGLSRDAIQPLLAHADRALEWIEKYGDRDGDGFVEYLRPNDHGLVNQGWKDSWDGINFADGTIAEAPIALCEVQAYVYSAYLGRSLLAHWSGDSGLEQHWAGKAAAFKEEFNKKFWLPDKGYFAVALDKDKRHVDALTSNIGHCLWTGVVDEDKATSVMENLMSPQMFTGWGIRTLASDMGAYNPVSYHNGSVWPHDTALVATGLMRYGFVDEARRVALGILDAAEHFDGRLPELFCGFDRGEFPGPVPYPTACSPQAWAAAAPVQLARILLRFDPVFTRGVVHLAPILPESVGSFRAENVLLDSSRVTISAAGSTGTIDGLPPGLKLLDEPRPPLAYPVERVGAGANASRLH